A window of Cohnella herbarum contains these coding sequences:
- the atpF gene encoding F0F1 ATP synthase subunit B, which translates to MSGNPYSKFGGDLILFHGASLTNFILQLVFFFLLYVLLKKFAITPLLTVMERRKMWIENHVADWENLKKQQIDLQNEQINVIREAKVEARTIISDLRDSAWVQAEQIVNEAKDENNLRIARAVNEIEMEKELALILIQEQSKELAERIVKKILH; encoded by the coding sequence GTGAGTGGAAATCCATATTCCAAGTTTGGAGGTGATCTTATACTCTTTCATGGGGCAAGCCTTACCAATTTTATTCTTCAACTCGTGTTCTTTTTTCTCTTATACGTGCTGCTGAAAAAATTTGCGATTACCCCCTTGCTCACGGTGATGGAACGCAGAAAAATGTGGATTGAAAATCATGTTGCCGATTGGGAAAACTTGAAGAAACAACAGATCGATCTGCAAAATGAGCAAATAAATGTAATCCGAGAAGCTAAAGTCGAGGCTCGGACGATCATTTCAGACTTGAGGGATTCGGCATGGGTTCAAGCTGAACAGATCGTAAACGAAGCAAAAGATGAAAACAATCTGCGTATTGCCCGTGCCGTTAACGAAATCGAGATGGAAAAAGAATTAGCCCTCATCCTCATTCAAGAGCAATCCAAAGAATTGGCGGAAAGAATCGTCAAAAAAATTTTACACTAA
- a CDS encoding sensor histidine kinase codes for MPLLPRGIYPFGRTIKGRMTLILLLSSIAPLALLGAISYSSFHSFLKNTLTSGIQENVNKELTGVDNVLKNLNFASQQLALDIVMVEYIQEYMRTDDILVKQDVIKYVQDRMTLINYSSPHAGILTILDGNRQILFQSFPSQDTVDLDRYPILHEAKGVSYQAPHRSVDKYGKPEDDPVFSLARKVTDYQQPELSFYVYIESNFQTLNQLFGGQQYGEQATHLLLDGDDRIVYSENTELYPIGSVYEAAMKVGRAGEMTFVAAGEQNWKLIVFLKGTVFQSELNNWFTQFFTIGLFSLILSAVLAIIAWRSIFRPLQTFRKEIEWMGDNRIVRPRRYMQLAEFDDLLGRFYRMRDRVFDLLKEIEYRERARSRIEVEKLRFQINPHFIHNTLNTVQVIAKVNKQEEIVRLITYFTRILHYNLGKEGAFVHVRDEIVNLRDYLALQQIRYNHAFRVDIDVDPAAEDNVLPRFVLQPLVENALYHGFLSDDGVITVRIVQEEDGGLRITVADNGVGMSEETVAMLSRGNRTAGRKTGMGIGLSFAHQLIQTYYGEAHGLEIHSRPGAGTKLTIRIPAKPQEGMDDDSDAAS; via the coding sequence ATGCCGTTGTTACCCCGAGGAATATACCCGTTCGGACGCACGATTAAGGGCCGAATGACGCTCATCCTCCTACTCAGTTCGATCGCTCCGCTAGCTTTGCTTGGAGCAATCTCGTACTCGTCGTTCCACTCTTTCCTGAAAAACACGTTGACGAGCGGCATCCAGGAGAACGTCAACAAAGAACTGACCGGCGTCGACAACGTGCTCAAAAATTTGAACTTCGCTTCCCAGCAGTTGGCGCTGGACATCGTTATGGTCGAGTATATCCAGGAGTATATGCGGACCGACGACATTCTCGTCAAACAGGATGTTATCAAGTACGTGCAAGATCGGATGACGCTGATCAATTATTCCAGCCCCCATGCGGGTATTTTGACGATTTTGGACGGCAACCGGCAAATTTTGTTCCAAAGCTTCCCGTCGCAGGACACCGTCGACCTGGACCGATACCCCATACTTCATGAAGCCAAGGGGGTGTCGTATCAAGCTCCCCATCGATCGGTCGACAAATACGGGAAACCGGAAGATGATCCCGTATTTTCGTTAGCCCGCAAGGTTACCGATTACCAACAGCCTGAATTGTCTTTTTACGTGTACATCGAGAGTAACTTTCAGACGCTGAACCAACTGTTCGGAGGCCAGCAATACGGAGAACAAGCGACTCATCTGCTACTGGACGGAGACGATCGGATCGTATACAGCGAGAATACGGAGTTATATCCGATCGGCTCCGTCTATGAGGCGGCAATGAAAGTCGGACGAGCAGGCGAGATGACGTTCGTCGCCGCCGGAGAGCAAAACTGGAAGCTGATCGTGTTTCTGAAGGGTACGGTGTTCCAGTCGGAGCTGAACAACTGGTTCACCCAGTTTTTCACTATCGGCCTGTTCTCGCTCATTCTCAGCGCCGTGCTCGCCATCATCGCCTGGCGATCGATCTTTCGGCCGCTGCAGACGTTCCGCAAGGAAATCGAATGGATGGGCGACAACCGGATCGTTCGGCCGCGCCGTTACATGCAGCTTGCCGAATTCGACGACTTGCTCGGCCGCTTTTACCGGATGCGGGATCGCGTGTTCGACCTGTTGAAGGAGATCGAATATCGCGAACGCGCCCGCAGCCGGATTGAAGTGGAGAAGCTGAGGTTCCAGATCAACCCGCATTTCATACATAACACGCTGAATACGGTTCAAGTCATCGCCAAAGTAAACAAGCAGGAAGAGATCGTCCGGCTGATCACTTATTTTACGCGCATCCTGCACTACAATTTGGGCAAGGAAGGCGCATTCGTTCACGTAAGAGACGAGATCGTGAATTTGCGGGATTATCTCGCGCTTCAGCAAATTCGGTACAATCACGCCTTCCGAGTCGACATCGACGTCGATCCCGCGGCAGAGGACAACGTACTGCCCCGGTTCGTGCTGCAGCCTCTCGTGGAGAACGCGCTATACCACGGCTTTCTTAGCGACGATGGCGTCATTACGGTGAGGATTGTCCAAGAGGAGGACGGCGGCTTGCGCATTACCGTCGCGGATAATGGCGTCGGCATGTCGGAAGAGACGGTGGCCATGCTGTCCCGAGGGAACCGAACGGCAGGACGCAAGACCGGCATGGGCATCGGACTGTCGTTCGCGCATCAGCTTATTCAGACTTATTATGGGGAAGCGCATGGTTTGGAAATCCATAGCCGGCCGGGAGCGGGCACGAAGCTGACGATCCGGATTCCGGCAAAACCGCAGGAGGGGATGGACGATGATTCGGACGCTGCTAGTTGA
- a CDS encoding response regulator, with translation MIRTLLVDDEPIVRKGLLHILPWDRHGMSVVADLDGGEKALDLLGREPIDLLVTDLTMPGMSGFELIQEAQARFPEVSIAILTCHQEFQYVQEALRIGALDYIVKTEMDDDKLDRIFGRIASRIEEKRVRRQSPAAKSATADKEGALFVAMQSDCSVGELYAVPWVSERMPNPVSDAEQAWFAELPALDKRDDGADGPVPTNKWFGRWAVVILHHLTMKDRLRELLPVYVRRHIFYLVDRKEGSVVWHDSLRDIMLFEEKAQPPDWEEEWDSFRWIADDRAWQELQERIRMQRPEPSALCGAIYRTVRCWRGIRRFSEIERYVTQARTLRMWTDWQLWLARLRRDLKRALEGPEANREHSLRILQSIQGVQRRLAEGITQEEAAASIHFSRGYYSDCFKRTIGVTFNDFMRELRIDRARMWLTCTDVPVHEISRRCGFADEPYFRKLFREETGLAAKEYRAMPEAAEEYGLRCIGNADIRLL, from the coding sequence ATGATTCGGACGCTGCTAGTTGATGACGAGCCGATTGTTCGCAAAGGGTTATTGCACATCTTGCCTTGGGATCGCCACGGCATGAGCGTCGTCGCCGATCTCGACGGCGGCGAGAAGGCGCTGGACTTGCTCGGCCGGGAGCCGATCGATCTGTTGGTGACGGATTTGACGATGCCCGGGATGTCCGGCTTCGAGTTGATCCAAGAAGCCCAAGCGAGATTTCCGGAAGTAAGTATCGCTATTCTTACTTGCCACCAGGAATTTCAATACGTTCAGGAAGCGCTCCGGATTGGAGCGCTCGATTATATCGTGAAGACGGAGATGGACGACGACAAGCTGGACCGGATTTTCGGCCGGATTGCTTCCCGAATCGAAGAGAAGCGGGTTCGTCGGCAATCGCCTGCCGCCAAATCCGCTACAGCCGATAAGGAGGGGGCGCTGTTCGTCGCTATGCAGTCCGATTGCTCCGTAGGCGAATTGTACGCGGTCCCTTGGGTATCGGAGCGGATGCCTAACCCGGTCAGCGACGCGGAGCAGGCTTGGTTCGCCGAGCTGCCGGCGTTAGACAAAAGAGATGACGGGGCGGACGGTCCCGTTCCGACGAACAAGTGGTTCGGTCGCTGGGCTGTCGTCATTCTTCATCATTTGACCATGAAGGATCGGCTACGGGAACTGTTGCCGGTATACGTCAGGCGCCATATTTTCTACCTCGTCGATCGTAAGGAAGGGAGCGTCGTCTGGCACGATTCGCTCCGCGACATCATGCTGTTCGAAGAAAAAGCGCAACCGCCGGATTGGGAGGAAGAATGGGATTCGTTCCGGTGGATTGCCGATGATCGCGCTTGGCAAGAGCTGCAGGAGCGCATCCGAATGCAACGTCCCGAGCCGTCCGCGCTGTGCGGCGCTATCTATCGGACGGTTCGATGTTGGCGAGGTATCCGGAGGTTTTCGGAAATCGAACGTTATGTGACGCAAGCTCGGACGCTGCGGATGTGGACCGATTGGCAGCTTTGGCTCGCCCGGTTGCGCCGCGATCTGAAGCGCGCCTTGGAAGGACCGGAAGCAAATCGGGAGCATTCGCTGCGTATTCTTCAATCGATACAGGGCGTGCAGCGAAGGCTTGCGGAAGGGATTACCCAGGAGGAGGCGGCTGCCTCCATTCATTTCAGCCGCGGCTACTATAGCGATTGCTTCAAGCGCACGATCGGCGTCACCTTCAACGATTTCATGCGCGAGCTAAGAATCGATCGGGCCCGGATGTGGTTGACTTGCACGGACGTTCCCGTGCATGAAATATCCCGGCGCTGCGGCTTCGCGGACGAGCCTTATTTCCGCAAGCTGTTTCGCGAGGAGACGGGGCTTGCCGCGAAGGAATACCGCGCGATGCCGGAAGCGGCGGAAGAGTATGGCCTCCGCTGCATCGGGAATGCCGACATTCGATTATTGTAG
- a CDS encoding extracellular solute-binding protein — MTKSAKWTAFALASLLFLTTACSGGGGNNNNGASPSAPSSEAPPASSGSASPSASPVEAIDPFGKYPETVEFTTVRPVANNPQFPEGQSYEENDFNKFMQDQLNVKPKIVWTSPQDGGAYNKKLQLAINGNDIPDVFQIVDTSPTAVLSTLKRLVDADMIEDLTEVYEQYASPQMKEAFGSADNAVLDLFKVDGKLYALPGQNSLENFNFVWVREDWRKKLGLPEPKTLDDVIALAQAFKDKDPYGDGKTVPIAMQMEKEAAGLFGPGFLFDQFGAYPDLFYKNDAGEVAFGGIQPGIKDGLKVLSQLYKGGLVEKDIALKDTGKLQELLASGRAGIVGQAWWGVWYPLFMTLQNVPDADWKPYIIPSKLNGKINYGTTLPVNGILVVKKGFKNPELPIKWLNVYNDPQHDEFFMKLGQDKFKDANDKEPILWGMGVNSTDKITKEAKQIVGAVNGTVDPSTLPVTNKDAYNHIKKYIDELQDQPQAASKNMLQWQNTRSWYDAMGSAAQYELNVVYSAFDGQTPTMEKKLTALKDLQMKAYHSMIMKSTDIDADFDKFASDWKSQGGDEILAEIAEALKK, encoded by the coding sequence ATGACGAAATCTGCAAAATGGACAGCCTTCGCGCTGGCTTCGCTGCTATTCCTAACGACCGCCTGCAGCGGCGGAGGCGGCAACAACAATAACGGGGCGTCGCCGAGCGCGCCGTCGAGCGAAGCGCCGCCGGCATCATCCGGTTCGGCATCTCCATCCGCCTCGCCGGTCGAAGCGATCGACCCGTTCGGGAAGTACCCGGAAACGGTCGAGTTTACGACCGTGCGCCCGGTCGCCAACAATCCGCAATTCCCGGAAGGGCAATCGTATGAAGAAAACGACTTCAACAAGTTCATGCAAGATCAGTTGAACGTCAAACCGAAAATCGTGTGGACGTCTCCACAGGACGGCGGAGCATACAATAAAAAGCTCCAGCTGGCCATTAACGGCAACGATATTCCAGACGTATTCCAGATCGTGGATACAAGTCCGACCGCCGTTCTGTCGACGCTCAAAAGGCTGGTCGACGCGGATATGATCGAAGACTTGACCGAAGTCTACGAGCAATACGCATCTCCGCAAATGAAGGAAGCGTTCGGAAGCGCCGACAATGCGGTGCTCGATCTGTTCAAGGTCGACGGCAAATTGTACGCGTTGCCGGGACAAAATTCATTGGAAAACTTCAACTTCGTCTGGGTACGCGAAGACTGGCGGAAAAAGCTGGGTTTGCCGGAGCCGAAAACTCTGGATGATGTCATCGCGCTCGCCCAAGCATTCAAGGATAAGGACCCGTACGGCGACGGGAAGACGGTGCCGATCGCCATGCAAATGGAGAAGGAAGCCGCCGGCTTGTTCGGACCGGGATTCCTGTTCGACCAATTCGGAGCGTACCCGGATCTGTTCTATAAGAACGATGCCGGCGAAGTCGCGTTCGGGGGCATCCAGCCGGGTATCAAGGATGGGCTGAAGGTATTGTCCCAGCTATACAAAGGCGGACTGGTGGAGAAGGACATCGCGTTAAAGGATACCGGCAAGCTGCAGGAGTTGCTGGCCAGCGGCCGCGCGGGCATCGTCGGGCAAGCGTGGTGGGGAGTATGGTATCCATTGTTCATGACGTTGCAGAACGTGCCGGACGCCGACTGGAAGCCTTACATCATTCCATCCAAGCTGAACGGTAAGATCAACTATGGCACGACGCTGCCCGTCAACGGCATTCTGGTCGTGAAGAAAGGCTTTAAGAACCCGGAACTGCCGATCAAATGGTTGAATGTCTATAACGACCCTCAGCATGACGAGTTCTTCATGAAGCTCGGTCAGGACAAATTCAAAGACGCGAACGACAAGGAACCGATCTTGTGGGGCATGGGCGTCAACTCGACGGACAAAATCACGAAAGAAGCGAAGCAAATCGTCGGTGCCGTGAACGGTACGGTTGATCCGAGCACGCTGCCCGTTACGAACAAAGACGCGTACAACCACATTAAGAAGTATATTGACGAGCTGCAGGATCAACCGCAGGCCGCGAGCAAAAATATGCTGCAATGGCAAAATACCCGCAGTTGGTACGATGCGATGGGTTCGGCCGCGCAATACGAGCTGAACGTCGTCTACTCCGCGTTCGATGGCCAGACGCCTACGATGGAGAAGAAGCTGACCGCGCTGAAGGATTTGCAGATGAAAGCCTATCATTCGATGATCATGAAGTCTACGGACATCGACGCCGACTTCGACAAGTTCGCGAGCGACTGGAAATCCCAGGGCGGCGACGAAATATTGGCGGAAATCGCCGAAGCTTTGAAAAAGTAA
- a CDS encoding ABC transporter permease has protein sequence MIRRWSEQVHYNLMLLPGIVLVLLFSVWPMGGIILAFKDFSPTKGIWGSSWVGWENYELLFDTPVAMQVFTNTVVIALMKMTIGFVVPIVFALMLNELRIRWFKRTMQTIVYLPHFLSWVLIAGILRDMFAIDGIVNEWLHSQFGLEPTMFLAEHFWFRTIIIGSDVWKEFGFGTIVYLAALTAINPSLYEAAEIDGASRMKKLRYITLPGIVPMIVLVGTLSMQNVLNAGFDQIFNLYNTLVYDSSDIIDTYVYRAGLEEGRFEIATAVGLLKSAISFVLVVSSYALASRFANYRIF, from the coding sequence ATGATTCGAAGATGGTCGGAACAAGTTCATTACAACTTGATGCTGCTCCCCGGCATCGTGCTCGTGCTGCTGTTCAGCGTATGGCCGATGGGCGGCATTATCCTTGCTTTCAAAGACTTCAGTCCGACCAAGGGCATATGGGGCTCCTCGTGGGTCGGTTGGGAAAATTACGAGCTGCTGTTCGATACGCCGGTAGCGATGCAAGTGTTCACCAATACGGTTGTCATTGCCCTTATGAAGATGACGATCGGCTTCGTCGTGCCGATCGTGTTCGCGCTCATGTTGAACGAGCTGCGCATCCGTTGGTTCAAGCGGACCATGCAGACGATCGTCTATTTGCCGCATTTTCTGTCCTGGGTGCTTATCGCGGGCATATTGAGGGACATGTTCGCGATCGACGGCATCGTGAACGAGTGGCTTCACTCGCAGTTCGGGCTCGAGCCGACGATGTTCCTCGCGGAACATTTCTGGTTCCGAACGATCATTATCGGCTCCGACGTTTGGAAGGAATTCGGATTCGGAACGATCGTCTACTTGGCCGCGCTGACGGCGATCAATCCGTCGTTGTACGAGGCGGCCGAAATCGACGGCGCCAGCCGCATGAAGAAGCTGCGCTACATTACGCTGCCCGGCATCGTGCCCATGATCGTGCTGGTCGGGACGCTTAGCATGCAGAACGTGCTGAACGCGGGCTTCGACCAAATTTTCAACTTGTACAACACGCTGGTGTACGACTCCTCCGATATCATCGACACCTACGTATACCGTGCAGGGCTGGAAGAAGGGCGCTTCGAAATCGCGACGGCGGTTGGGCTGCTTAAGTCGGCCATCAGCTTCGTGCTCGTCGTCAGCTCTTATGCGCTGGCCAGCAGGTTCGCGAACTACCGGATATTCTGA